From one Bacteroides fragilis NCTC 9343 genomic stretch:
- a CDS encoding DMT family transporter encodes MWLLLAFLSATLLGFYDVFKKKALKDNAVLPVLFFNTLFSSLIFLPFILLSAFAPGVLGGTMLDVPVVGWEVHKFIIIKSFIVLSSWILGYFGMKHLPITIVGPINATRPVMVLVGAMLVFGERLNLYQWIGVMLAIISFFMLSRSGKKEGIDFKHNKWILFIILAAVAGAVSGLYDKYLMKQLPPMVVQSWYNVYQMFIMCPILALLWWPKRKSSTPFRWDWAIIFISIFLCAADFVYFYALSYEDSMISIVSMVRRGSVIVSFLFGAMVFREKNLKSKAIDLILVLIGMIFLYLGTK; translated from the coding sequence CTTTTCTCTCAGCGACATTGCTGGGCTTTTATGACGTGTTTAAAAAGAAAGCGTTGAAAGACAATGCGGTTTTACCGGTGTTGTTTTTCAATACACTTTTTTCCAGTCTTATATTTCTTCCTTTTATTTTGTTGTCGGCATTTGCGCCCGGAGTGCTGGGGGGCACTATGCTCGATGTACCGGTGGTGGGATGGGAAGTACATAAATTTATTATTATTAAATCATTTATTGTTCTTTCCTCGTGGATACTCGGATATTTCGGGATGAAACATCTGCCTATTACTATTGTAGGACCGATTAATGCCACCCGTCCCGTAATGGTGCTTGTGGGAGCCATGCTGGTATTTGGCGAGCGCTTGAATCTCTATCAGTGGATCGGTGTGATGTTGGCCATTATTTCTTTTTTTATGCTGAGTCGTTCGGGGAAGAAGGAAGGTATTGACTTTAAACATAACAAGTGGATACTTTTCATTATTCTGGCAGCCGTAGCGGGTGCGGTAAGTGGCTTGTATGATAAATACCTGATGAAGCAGCTGCCTCCCATGGTCGTACAGTCGTGGTATAATGTGTACCAAATGTTTATTATGTGTCCCATTCTTGCGCTTCTTTGGTGGCCGAAACGTAAGTCATCTACTCCGTTCCGTTGGGATTGGGCTATCATTTTTATTTCCATCTTTCTCTGTGCTGCCGATTTTGTTTACTTCTATGCATTGAGCTATGAAGATTCCATGATTTCGATTGTCTCGATGGTTCGACGGGGAAGTGTGATTGTATCTTTCCTTTTCGGTGCTATGGTGTTCCGTGAAAAGAATTTAAAAAGCAAAGCGATTGACCTTATTCTGGTGTTAATAGGAATGATATTCCTATATTTGGGAACTAAATAA
- a CDS encoding Gfo/Idh/MocA family protein produces MFKHLNALFIGLALFACTSGAVAQTIKPIETPVPVRPAGQKDVVGLTTPKLDVVRVGFIGLGMRGPGAVERFTHIPGTQIVALCDLIPERVAGAQKILTKANLPEAASYSGSEDAWKKLCERKDIDLVYIATDWKHHAQMAIYAMEHGKHVAIEVPSAMTLDEIWALINTSEKTRKHCMQLENCVYDFFELTTLNMAQQGVFGEVLHTEGAYIHNLEDFWPYYWNNWRMDYNQNHRGDVYATHGMGPACQLLDIHRGDKMNYLVSMDTKAVNGPAYIKKTTGKEVKDFQNGDQTSTLIRTEKGKTILIQHNVMTPRPYSRMYQVVGADGYASKYPIEEYCMRPTQIASNDVPNHEKLNAHGSVPADVKKALMDKYKHPIHKELEETAKKVGGHGGMDYIMDYRLVYCLRNGLPLDMDVYDLAEWCCMADLTKLSIENSSAPVAIPDFTRGAWNKVKGYRHAFAK; encoded by the coding sequence ATGTTTAAACATCTAAATGCCCTGTTTATCGGACTTGCTCTGTTTGCATGCACCTCTGGTGCCGTAGCACAAACCATCAAGCCTATCGAGACTCCAGTGCCTGTACGTCCCGCCGGACAAAAAGATGTAGTCGGACTGACTACTCCTAAACTCGACGTGGTACGTGTCGGATTCATTGGTTTGGGTATGCGTGGTCCGGGTGCAGTAGAACGCTTCACTCACATCCCCGGAACACAGATCGTAGCCCTTTGTGACCTTATCCCTGAACGCGTAGCCGGCGCACAGAAAATCCTGACAAAAGCAAACTTACCGGAAGCAGCTTCTTACTCCGGAAGTGAAGACGCTTGGAAAAAACTTTGCGAACGTAAAGATATCGACCTCGTTTATATCGCAACAGACTGGAAACATCACGCACAGATGGCTATCTACGCTATGGAACATGGCAAACACGTTGCCATTGAAGTTCCTTCGGCAATGACGCTGGATGAAATCTGGGCTTTGATCAACACTTCAGAGAAAACTCGCAAACACTGTATGCAGCTTGAAAACTGTGTATACGACTTCTTTGAACTGACTACCCTGAACATGGCTCAACAGGGTGTATTCGGTGAAGTGCTGCACACAGAAGGTGCTTACATCCACAACCTTGAAGACTTCTGGCCGTACTACTGGAACAACTGGCGTATGGATTACAACCAGAACCACCGTGGCGATGTATACGCTACTCACGGCATGGGCCCGGCTTGCCAGCTGCTCGACATTCACCGTGGTGACAAAATGAACTACCTCGTATCTATGGATACCAAAGCTGTAAACGGTCCGGCATACATCAAAAAGACAACCGGCAAAGAAGTGAAAGACTTCCAGAACGGTGACCAGACTTCTACATTGATCCGTACAGAAAAAGGTAAGACTATCCTGATTCAGCACAACGTGATGACTCCGCGTCCTTACAGCCGTATGTATCAGGTAGTAGGTGCTGACGGCTATGCAAGCAAATATCCTATCGAAGAATATTGCATGCGTCCGACTCAGATTGCTTCAAACGATGTACCTAACCACGAAAAGCTAAATGCACACGGTTCTGTACCGGCTGACGTTAAAAAAGCGTTGATGGACAAATACAAACATCCGATCCACAAAGAACTGGAAGAAACTGCCAAGAAAGTAGGCGGACACGGCGGTATGGACTACATCATGGACTATCGTCTGGTTTACTGTCTGCGCAACGGTCTTCCTTTGGATATGGACGTTTATGACCTTGCAGAATGGTGCTGTATGGCCGACCTGACCAAGCTTTCTATCGAAAACAGCTCTGCCCCGGTAGCTATCCCCGACTTTACTCGTGGAGCATGGAACAAGGTGAAAGGTTACAGACACGCTTTCGCAAAATAA
- a CDS encoding DUF3256 family protein, whose translation MKKSTLTLLLFILGISSSFSVGAQEAKTVFVNIPDSLCPLLSSVNRADCIDFIESKMKAQVTNRFGGKSEMTELSPDYVSLQMSDASNWQMKLLPLNDTTKVVCAVSTVCAPACDSHIRFYTTDWKELPATDFLPSVPQMNDFFTSSDSTDYDFIDARLQADMTLMQAELSKENGTLTFTLTTPEYMEKETAEKLKPFLRRSIVYTWKDGKFIPDTL comes from the coding sequence ATGAAAAAGTCTACTCTTACCCTCCTGTTATTTATTCTGGGTATTTCTTCTTCCTTTTCTGTCGGAGCACAGGAAGCTAAAACGGTGTTTGTGAATATACCTGACTCGCTTTGTCCGTTGCTGTCATCAGTGAACCGGGCAGATTGTATTGATTTTATCGAAAGTAAAATGAAAGCTCAGGTGACCAACCGTTTCGGGGGCAAGTCGGAGATGACGGAGTTAAGTCCCGATTATGTGTCTCTGCAAATGTCTGACGCAAGCAATTGGCAGATGAAGTTATTGCCGTTGAATGACACAACGAAAGTGGTTTGCGCCGTTTCTACAGTTTGCGCTCCGGCATGCGACAGTCATATCCGGTTCTATACCACGGACTGGAAAGAGCTTCCCGCCACCGACTTTTTGCCGTCGGTTCCTCAGATGAATGATTTCTTCACCTCTTCCGATTCTACCGACTATGACTTTATCGATGCCCGCCTGCAAGCGGATATGACTTTGATGCAAGCAGAACTGTCCAAAGAGAATGGGACATTGACTTTTACTTTGACAACTCCGGAATATATGGAAAAAGAAACGGCGGAAAAACTGAAACCGTTTCTCCGCCGTTCAATAGTTTACACCTGGAAGGATGGGAAGTTTATCCCAGACACTCTTTGA
- a CDS encoding phosphotransferase enzyme family protein produces the protein MKDLLSIVSKFKVQGTVGEIKPLGAGLINDTYKVNTTEADAPDYVLQRINHAIFQNVEMLQDNIAAVTGHIRKKLTEAGETDVDRKVLTFLPTEEGKTYWFDGDSYWRVMVFIPRAKTYETVNPEYSYYAGAAFGNFQAMLADIPATLGETIPDFHNMEFRLKQLREAVAANAAGRVAEVQYYLDEIEKRADEMCKAERLYREGKLPKRVCHCDTKVNNMMFDEDGKVLCVIDLDTVMPSFIFSDYGDFLRTGANTGDEDDKNLDNVNFNMEIFKAFTKGYLEGAGSFLTPIEIENLPYAAALFPYMQCVRFLADYINGDTYYKIKYPEHNLVRTKAQFKLLQSVEEHTPEMEAYIKECLG, from the coding sequence ATGAAAGATTTACTTAGTATCGTATCTAAATTCAAAGTACAAGGCACAGTAGGCGAAATCAAACCACTTGGCGCCGGCCTGATTAACGACACTTACAAAGTTAACACTACCGAAGCAGACGCTCCCGATTATGTGTTGCAACGCATCAACCATGCAATTTTCCAGAATGTGGAAATGCTTCAGGATAACATTGCTGCCGTGACGGGACACATCCGCAAGAAACTGACGGAAGCTGGAGAGACAGACGTTGATCGCAAAGTCTTGACTTTCCTCCCGACGGAAGAAGGCAAAACATATTGGTTTGACGGTGACAGCTATTGGCGTGTAATGGTATTCATCCCACGTGCCAAAACTTATGAGACTGTGAATCCCGAGTATTCATATTATGCCGGAGCAGCTTTCGGTAACTTCCAGGCAATGTTGGCTGACATTCCGGCAACATTGGGCGAAACTATTCCTGACTTCCACAATATGGAGTTCCGCCTGAAACAACTTCGTGAGGCCGTAGCTGCCAATGCAGCCGGACGAGTAGCCGAAGTACAGTATTATCTGGATGAAATAGAAAAACGTGCAGATGAAATGTGTAAGGCCGAACGTCTGTATCGCGAAGGCAAACTGCCTAAACGCGTATGCCACTGTGATACGAAAGTGAACAACATGATGTTCGACGAAGATGGTAAAGTGCTCTGCGTAATCGATCTCGATACAGTAATGCCAAGCTTTATCTTCTCCGACTATGGAGACTTCCTGCGCACAGGAGCCAATACCGGAGATGAAGACGATAAGAATCTGGACAATGTCAATTTCAATATGGAGATATTCAAAGCATTTACTAAGGGATATCTGGAAGGAGCCGGTTCATTCCTTACTCCGATCGAAATAGAGAACCTGCCTTATGCAGCCGCTCTCTTCCCTTACATGCAATGTGTACGCTTCCTGGCAGACTATATCAACGGCGATACTTACTATAAGATCAAGTATCCCGAACACAACCTGGTACGTACCAAAGCACAGTTCAAACTATTACAAAGCGTAGAAGAACATACCCCCGAAATGGAGGCATACATCAAAGAGTGTCTGGGATAA
- a CDS encoding YitT family protein, producing MKMKISKPSKQGVIRETKDYLMIALGMILYGIGWTLFLLPNDITTGGVPGIASIVYFATGFPVQYTYFAINAVLLMVSLKVLGFRFSLKTIFGVFTLTFFLSVIQKLTANVTLLHDQPFMACVLGASFCGSGIGIAFSANGSTGGTDIIAAVINKYRDITLGRVMLICDLIIISSSYFVLKDWEKVVYGYVTLYVCSFVLDQVVNSARQSVQFFIISNKYEEIGKRINEYPHRGVTIINATGFYTGKEQKMMFVLAKKRESTIIFRLIKDCDPTAFVSQSAVIGVYGEGFDHIKVK from the coding sequence ATGAAGATGAAAATATCAAAGCCCTCTAAACAGGGAGTAATCAGAGAAACGAAAGACTACTTAATGATTGCCTTGGGAATGATCCTTTACGGCATCGGATGGACTCTCTTCCTGCTTCCTAACGACATCACCACCGGTGGAGTACCGGGCATTGCCTCTATTGTTTATTTCGCTACCGGATTCCCGGTTCAATACACTTACTTTGCCATCAATGCTGTCTTGCTGATGGTATCCCTCAAAGTGCTGGGATTTCGATTCAGTCTTAAAACCATATTCGGTGTATTCACTTTAACCTTCTTCCTGTCCGTTATCCAAAAGTTAACCGCGAACGTAACCTTGCTACACGATCAGCCGTTCATGGCTTGCGTGTTGGGTGCTTCTTTCTGTGGCAGCGGCATCGGTATTGCTTTCTCAGCCAACGGAAGTACGGGAGGAACCGATATTATCGCGGCTGTCATCAACAAATACCGCGACATCACTTTGGGAAGAGTCATGCTGATATGTGACCTGATCATTATCTCTTCCAGCTATTTCGTACTGAAAGACTGGGAAAAGGTAGTATATGGATATGTGACCCTTTATGTTTGCAGCTTCGTACTGGACCAGGTAGTGAACAGTGCGCGCCAATCGGTACAATTCTTTATCATCTCCAACAAGTATGAAGAAATAGGCAAACGCATCAACGAATATCCGCACCGGGGAGTAACCATTATCAATGCAACCGGATTCTATACCGGCAAAGAGCAGAAGATGATGTTCGTCCTGGCAAAAAAACGGGAGTCAACCATTATCTTCCGGTTGATAAAAGACTGTGACCCGACTGCTTTTGTCTCGCAAAGCGCAGTAATCGGCGTATACGGAGAAGGCTTTGATCATATAAAAGTTAAATAA
- a CDS encoding glycosyl hydrolase family 95 catalytic domain-containing protein — protein MKIKLLLLLCCGLWSSCNSYDYCPVTPSESDLVFTGLARSWDEAMPLGNATVGALVWQRDSTLRLSLDRTDLWDLRPVDSLSGDNFRFSWVKEHIRQKNYLPVQKKLDWPYDMNPAPSKIPGAAIEFPLEQIGTPTQVRLYLNNALCEADWADGTQMQTFVHATEPIGWFVFRNLKTPIEPSIITPVYNKTKPDGSLDPVSGQDLHRLGYQQGKVVREGNQITYHQKGYGDFSYDVTVCWKQEGETLYGTWSVTSSLSGEQASEKAEAALQRGLKHDYQAHLEYWDKYWAQSSITLPDSVLQKQYQNEMYKFGSTTREHSYPISLQAVWTADNGKLPPWKGDYHHDLNTQLSYWPAYTGNHLTEGMGYLNTLWNQRDAYKRYTRRYFGTEGMNIPGVCTLTGEPMGGWIQYSMSQTVAAWLAQHFYLQWKYSADRTFLKERAYPFIKDVAIYLEQISEVTPEGVRKLEFSSSPEIFDNSLQAWFSDMTNYDLAMMHFLFKATSELAHELNLADEAGHWASLEAQLPDYDIDEEGCLTFAKGYPYKESHRHFSHAMAIHPLGLIDWSDGEKSQHIIRATLKRLDKVGPDYWTGYSYSWLANMKARAFDGEGAAQALKTFAECFCLKNTFHANGDQTQSGKSRFTYRPFTLEGNFAFAAGIQEMLLQSHTGVIRIFPAIPKEWKDVSFENLRAMGAFLVSARMEGGEINRVRIYSEKGGMLKMARPGTLKPNKNYTLSGTDILNIDTQAGEWIELNP, from the coding sequence ATGAAAATCAAACTACTATTACTACTCTGTTGTGGTCTGTGGAGCAGTTGCAACTCGTATGACTATTGTCCGGTCACTCCTTCAGAGAGTGATCTTGTATTCACCGGACTTGCCCGGTCGTGGGACGAAGCAATGCCCTTGGGAAATGCTACCGTCGGTGCCTTGGTATGGCAACGTGACTCCACCCTACGCCTGTCACTGGACAGAACCGATTTATGGGATTTACGTCCGGTAGACAGTCTGTCGGGAGATAACTTCCGCTTCTCCTGGGTAAAAGAACATATTCGTCAAAAGAACTATCTGCCCGTACAGAAAAAGCTGGACTGGCCTTATGACATGAATCCCGCGCCGTCCAAGATTCCCGGAGCTGCCATCGAATTTCCATTAGAGCAGATCGGCACTCCGACTCAGGTAAGACTTTACCTGAACAATGCCTTATGTGAAGCAGACTGGGCAGACGGAACACAAATGCAGACTTTCGTTCATGCTACCGAACCGATCGGATGGTTTGTATTCCGTAACCTGAAAACCCCGATAGAACCCTCCATCATCACTCCTGTATACAATAAAACGAAGCCGGATGGCAGCCTCGATCCGGTTTCGGGACAAGATCTGCACCGATTAGGCTATCAACAAGGAAAAGTGGTTCGTGAAGGAAACCAAATAACCTACCATCAAAAGGGATACGGAGACTTTTCGTATGACGTAACAGTCTGTTGGAAGCAAGAAGGCGAAACCTTGTACGGTACCTGGAGCGTCACCTCTTCCTTATCCGGCGAGCAAGCTTCCGAAAAGGCAGAAGCCGCCCTGCAACGCGGTCTAAAGCATGATTATCAGGCACACCTGGAATATTGGGACAAGTACTGGGCACAATCATCGATCACTCTACCCGATTCTGTACTGCAAAAACAGTATCAGAACGAAATGTATAAATTCGGTTCCACTACCCGCGAACACTCATACCCCATCTCCCTGCAGGCTGTATGGACAGCCGATAACGGCAAACTTCCGCCCTGGAAGGGAGACTATCATCACGATTTAAATACCCAGCTAAGTTACTGGCCGGCCTATACAGGCAATCACCTGACCGAAGGAATGGGCTATCTGAACACGTTGTGGAACCAACGGGATGCATACAAACGCTACACCCGCCGCTATTTCGGTACCGAAGGGATGAATATACCGGGGGTTTGTACCCTGACAGGAGAACCCATGGGAGGATGGATACAATACTCCATGTCGCAAACCGTAGCTGCATGGCTGGCACAACACTTCTATCTGCAATGGAAATATTCGGCAGACCGCACTTTCCTCAAAGAGCGTGCTTATCCATTCATCAAGGATGTGGCAATCTATCTGGAGCAAATTTCAGAAGTTACCCCCGAAGGAGTACGTAAACTGGAATTCAGTTCAAGTCCCGAAATATTCGACAACTCCCTGCAAGCGTGGTTCAGCGACATGACCAATTATGACCTGGCAATGATGCACTTCCTCTTTAAGGCTACTTCCGAACTGGCACACGAACTGAACCTGGCCGACGAAGCCGGACACTGGGCATCCCTGGAAGCCCAACTACCGGATTACGACATAGACGAAGAAGGTTGCCTCACTTTCGCCAAAGGATATCCCTACAAAGAATCACACCGTCATTTTTCACATGCCATGGCTATCCATCCGCTGGGACTGATAGACTGGAGCGACGGAGAAAAGTCACAACACATCATCCGCGCCACCTTGAAGAGACTCGATAAAGTAGGGCCGGACTACTGGACAGGATATTCATACAGTTGGCTCGCCAATATGAAAGCCCGTGCATTCGATGGTGAAGGTGCCGCACAAGCCCTGAAAACCTTTGCGGAATGCTTCTGCCTGAAGAACACCTTCCATGCCAACGGTGACCAGACCCAAAGCGGCAAATCCCGCTTCACTTACCGCCCCTTCACGCTCGAAGGTAACTTCGCTTTTGCAGCAGGCATACAAGAAATGTTGCTGCAAAGTCACACAGGCGTAATACGCATCTTCCCGGCAATACCGAAAGAATGGAAAGATGTATCCTTCGAAAACTTACGCGCCATGGGTGCATTCCTGGTATCGGCCCGGATGGAAGGTGGAGAAATCAATCGGGTACGCATCTATTCGGAGAAAGGCGGCATGTTGAAAATGGCCCGTCCCGGTACATTGAAGCCGAATAAGAACTATACTTTATCCGGCACGGATATCTTGAACATAGATACTCAAGCCGGTGAATGGATCGAGTTGAACCCTTAA
- a CDS encoding glycoside hydrolase family 2 TIM barrel-domain containing protein codes for MKLRLSDTLNSLMLGGLLMASTFASADNKPTKPYWQDVQVVAVNKEYPRSSFMTYENRANALTGKFEKSKYYQLLNGTWKFYFVDSYKNLPANITDPAISTADWADIKVPGNWEVQGHGVAIYTNHGYEFQPRNPQPPTLPEANPVGVYRRDIDIPADWDGRDIYLHLAGAKSGVYVYINGQEVGYSEDSKNSAEFLINKFVKPGKNVLTLKIYRWSTGSYLECQDFWRISGIERDVFLYSQPKAALKDFRVTSTLDDTYKDGIFKLGVDLRNNGSTAGNMTLVYELLDANGKVVATGEKATNVAAGETRTVSFDQTLPDVKTWTSEAPNLYKLVMTVKENGKVNEIIPFNVGFRRIEIKPTEQLARNGKPYVCLFINGQPLKLKGVNIHEHNPATGHYMTEELMRKDFELMKQHNLNTVRLCHYPQDRRFYELCDEYGLYVYDEANIESHGMYYDLAKGGTLGNNPEWLKAHMDRTINMFERNKNYPSLTFWSLGNEAGNGYNFYQTYLWVKNADKDIMNRPVNYERAQWEWNSDMYVPQYPGADWLEAMGKRGSDRPIVPSEYSHAMGNSNGNLWDQWKAIYKYPNLQGGYIWDWVDQGIDAVDENGRHFWTYGGDYGVNTPNDGNFNCNGIVSPDRTPHPAMAEVKYVHQNVAFEAVDPANGKFLVKNRFYFTNLQKYMISYTIKANGKTVKGGKMSVNVEPQGSKEITIATSGLKSKPGTEYFIYFNVTTTEPEPLIPVGHEIAYEQFRLPIEPGERTFATGGPALKVSAEGNELTASSSKVNFVFDKKTGLVSSYKVGGTEYFKDGFGLQPNFWRAPNDNDYGNGNPKRLQVWKQSSKNFNVVDANIVMDGKDAVLTANYLLATGNLYIVTYRISPSGVVKADFTFTSTDMEAAKTEASEATLMATFTPGSDAARKAASKLEVPRIGVRFRLPAEMNQVEYFGRGPEENYIDRNAGTLIDLYKTTADQMYFPYVRPQENGHHTDTRWLTLNKKGGKGLTIYADKTIGFNALRNSVEDFDGEETVSRPYQWLNRDAGELVHDESKAKDQLPRKTHINDITPRNFVEVCVDMKQQGVAGYNSWGARPEPGYNIPANQEYKWGFTIVPR; via the coding sequence ATGAAGTTAAGACTATCTGACACCTTAAATAGCCTTATGTTGGGTGGCCTCCTGATGGCATCCACCTTTGCTTCGGCCGACAACAAACCGACGAAACCTTACTGGCAGGACGTACAGGTGGTAGCCGTAAATAAAGAATACCCCCGTTCTTCATTTATGACCTACGAAAACCGCGCAAACGCCCTGACCGGAAAGTTTGAAAAAAGCAAGTACTACCAACTCCTGAACGGCACCTGGAAGTTCTATTTTGTAGATTCATACAAAAACCTGCCGGCCAACATCACCGACCCTGCAATCAGTACAGCCGATTGGGCAGACATCAAAGTACCGGGCAACTGGGAGGTACAAGGCCACGGAGTAGCTATTTATACCAACCACGGATATGAATTCCAGCCCCGTAACCCTCAACCTCCTACTTTGCCGGAAGCCAATCCGGTAGGTGTTTACCGCAGGGACATCGATATTCCCGCCGACTGGGACGGACGCGATATTTACCTCCACCTGGCCGGTGCCAAATCGGGTGTATACGTATATATCAACGGACAGGAAGTAGGTTACAGCGAGGACTCTAAAAACAGTGCGGAGTTCCTGATCAATAAATTCGTGAAGCCCGGCAAAAATGTCCTTACTTTAAAGATTTACCGCTGGAGTACCGGATCCTATCTGGAATGCCAGGACTTCTGGCGTATCAGCGGTATCGAACGCGATGTATTCCTTTACTCACAACCCAAAGCCGCGCTCAAAGATTTCCGTGTAACATCGACTCTGGACGATACATACAAAGACGGTATCTTCAAACTGGGCGTAGACCTGAGAAACAACGGTTCGACAGCCGGCAATATGACGTTGGTATACGAACTGCTCGATGCCAATGGCAAAGTAGTGGCAACCGGAGAGAAAGCAACTAATGTAGCGGCCGGAGAGACCCGTACGGTGTCTTTCGACCAGACACTTCCGGATGTAAAGACCTGGACTTCGGAAGCCCCCAACCTCTACAAGTTGGTGATGACAGTAAAAGAAAACGGTAAAGTGAACGAAATCATTCCGTTCAACGTAGGTTTCCGCCGCATCGAAATTAAACCGACCGAGCAACTGGCACGCAACGGAAAGCCCTATGTATGCCTCTTCATCAACGGACAGCCGCTGAAGCTGAAGGGAGTGAACATTCACGAACATAACCCTGCTACCGGTCACTATATGACTGAAGAGTTGATGCGCAAAGATTTCGAATTGATGAAACAACACAACCTGAATACGGTTCGCCTGTGCCATTATCCGCAAGATCGCCGTTTCTACGAATTGTGCGACGAATACGGACTTTATGTATACGATGAAGCAAACATCGAGAGCCATGGCATGTACTATGATCTTGCTAAAGGCGGTACGCTGGGAAACAATCCGGAATGGTTGAAAGCGCACATGGACCGCACAATCAACATGTTCGAACGTAATAAGAACTATCCGAGTCTGACTTTCTGGTCGCTGGGTAACGAAGCCGGCAACGGTTATAACTTCTACCAGACTTACCTTTGGGTCAAGAATGCCGATAAAGACATCATGAACCGTCCGGTCAACTACGAACGTGCCCAATGGGAATGGAACTCCGATATGTATGTTCCGCAATATCCGGGTGCCGACTGGCTGGAGGCAATGGGCAAACGCGGCAGTGACCGCCCGATTGTTCCTTCTGAATATTCGCATGCCATGGGTAACTCAAACGGTAACCTTTGGGATCAATGGAAAGCAATCTATAAATATCCGAACCTGCAGGGTGGATACATTTGGGACTGGGTAGACCAAGGCATTGACGCAGTAGACGAAAACGGACGTCACTTCTGGACATACGGTGGTGACTATGGGGTAAACACTCCGAACGACGGTAACTTTAACTGTAACGGTATTGTAAGTCCGGACCGTACTCCGCATCCGGCTATGGCCGAAGTGAAGTATGTTCACCAGAACGTGGCTTTCGAAGCGGTGGATCCGGCTAATGGAAAATTCCTGGTCAAGAATCGTTTCTACTTCACGAACCTGCAGAAGTATATGATCTCATATACCATTAAGGCCAATGGCAAAACAGTGAAAGGCGGCAAAATGTCTGTCAATGTGGAACCGCAGGGAAGCAAAGAAATCACGATCGCGACAAGCGGACTGAAATCAAAACCCGGAACTGAGTATTTTATATACTTCAACGTAACGACTACCGAACCGGAACCGTTAATCCCCGTTGGACATGAAATAGCATACGAACAGTTCCGTCTGCCTATCGAACCGGGCGAACGTACTTTCGCTACCGGTGGTCCGGCTCTGAAAGTATCGGCAGAAGGCAATGAACTGACAGCGTCTTCTTCAAAAGTAAACTTCGTATTCGATAAGAAGACCGGTCTGGTTTCTTCCTATAAGGTAGGTGGAACCGAATACTTTAAAGATGGCTTCGGACTTCAGCCGAACTTCTGGCGTGCACCGAACGACAACGACTATGGCAATGGTAACCCCAAACGCCTGCAAGTATGGAAACAGTCGAGCAAAAACTTCAATGTAGTGGACGCCAACATCGTTATGGACGGCAAAGATGCCGTATTGACAGCTAACTATCTGCTGGCTACCGGCAACCTTTACATTGTTACATACCGCATCTCTCCTTCGGGCGTAGTAAAAGCCGATTTCACTTTCACTTCTACCGATATGGAAGCTGCCAAAACCGAAGCCTCGGAAGCAACCCTGATGGCTACTTTCACTCCCGGCAGCGATGCAGCGCGCAAGGCTGCCTCCAAACTGGAAGTACCCCGTATCGGTGTACGTTTCCGTCTGCCTGCAGAAATGAACCAAGTGGAATATTTCGGACGCGGACCGGAAGAGAATTATATAGACCGCAATGCGGGTACATTGATCGACCTGTATAAAACGACTGCCGACCAAATGTACTTCCCATACGTACGTCCGCAGGAAAACGGACACCATACCGATACCCGTTGGTTGACCCTGAATAAAAAAGGCGGTAAAGGACTGACTATTTATGCAGACAAGACGATCGGTTTCAATGCACTGCGCAATTCGGTAGAAGACTTTGACGGAGAAGAAACCGTATCCCGCCCCTATCAATGGCTGAACCGTGATGCCGGCGAATTGGTTCACGACGAAAGCAAAGCCAAAGATCAACTGCCGAGAAAGACGCATATCAATGATATCACACCAAGGAACTTCGTAGAAGTATGTGTGGACATGAAGCAACAGGGCGTAGCCGGTTACAACAGTTGGGGTGCACGTCCGGAACCGGGTTACAATATTCCGGCAAACCAGGAATACAAATGGGGATTCACAATCGTACCAAGATAA